CGGCTGGAAGCATCTCGTCAACGCCAACCAGAACTCCGCCAACACTGCGCAGCCCCGCAACACCGTCACCGATCTCTGGCTCCATTTCGCCGGCGCCGACATCACCGGAGTCACCGTCATCAACCGCTCCGCCCGCGATATGAGCGTCATCCAGATCGCCTGCGAGCTTCGCCCTCTGGACCTCGTCCATCTCAGTGGACACTTCGGTATCCCCAGGGTTGACCCCGACGCCGTCATGGTCCCCGCGCCCCCAGGCCGCTAAGTCACTTCGTGACGTGTATACCCCTTCGGTTAGCGCTCCCGTTGGTCGCGAAGAAAGATCTTGTGCCGACCATCGGGAGACCCGGGCGAAGCCGGTATACAAGTCACGAAGTGACCGCCCCACGCGCAGTGGGCCCGTCCGGCCGGACAGTCCCCAGACAGCATAGGTTATCTTGGGTTTAGCGGAAACCATGCCCACTCGCCCCCACCTGGCCGTACTCGTTGACGACTTCCGTCGCTTCGGCCACCAGACAGCCATCGTCCAGTACACCGGCAACCGCCGCAAAGCCACCACCTACGCAGAGATCGCAACCCTGGCCGGACGCTTCGCCGCACTCCTTGCCTCCCGTAACCTCCAATCAGGCGACCGCCTCATCCTCTGGGCACAGAACAGCGCCGAATGGGTAGCCGCCTTCTACGGCTGCATCCTGCGCGGCGTCATCGCCGTCCCCCTCGACGCCTACGGCACCCCCGACTTCGCCGCCAGAGTAGCCTCCGACGTCCGCCCCTCCCTCATCGTCGGCGACGCCACCCTCCTCCAAACCCTCCCCAACGACTGGCCACGTCTCTCCTTCGAAGACTGGCCCACCATCCTCCCCCCCACAGTAACGGCAGATCAAGCCGGCCCCATCCCCACCCTCTCCCACGACACGCCCCTCCAGATCCTCTTCACCTCCGGCACCACCGGCGACCCCAAAGGCATCGTCCACACCCACGGCAACATCCTCGCCAGCTTCGAGCCCATCCGCAACGCCGCCCAGCCCTACCTCCGCTACGAGCGCATCGTCCACCCCCTGCGCTTCCTCCACACCCTCCCGCTCAGCCACGTCTTCGGCCAGATGATGGGCCTCTGGGTCCCCTCCATCTTCGCCGCCGAGGTCCACTTCGAATCCCGTCTCACCGCCCCGCGTCTCATCGAAGTCATCCGCCGCGAACGCATCTCCGTCCTCGCCGGAGTCCCCCGCGTCCTCGCCCTCCTCAAAACCCACCTCGAGACCGAACACCCAAACCTCACCGCACGCCTCGCAGCAGCTCAAGGCATCTCCGCACAAAAGCGCTGGTGGCGCTTCCGCGACATCCACTCCCTCTTCGGCTTCAAGTTCTGGGCCTTCGTCACCGGCGGAGGCGCACTCCCGCCACCCATCGAACAGTTCTGGAACGCCCTCGGCTTCGTCCTCGTCCAGGGCTACGGCATGACCGAAACCTCCGCCCTCATCACACTCAACCACCCCTTCAAAGTAGCTCGCGGCACCATGGGCAAGCCCCTCCCCGGTCGCGAGGTCAAGATCCAGCCCGACGGCGAGGTCCTCGTCCGCGGCCCCATGATCTCCCCCGCCACCTGGTCCGCAGGCGTCCTCCAACCCCGCGCCGACGAGTGGCTCGCCACCGGCGACCTCGCCGAAGTCCAGCCCACCGGCGAGCTCCGCTTCCTCGGCCGCAAAAGCGAAACCATCGTCACCGCCACCGGCGTCAACCTTCATCCCGAAGACCTCGAAGCCGCCTTCGAGCCGGAGCCCGAGGTCACCGCCTGCGCCGTTGTCCCCATCGAAACCCCCGCCGGCCCCGAACCCTGCGCCGTCCTCGCCCTGCGCACCACACCCGACCGCGCCCCCGCCATCCTGCAACGCGCCAACACCCACCTCGCCGAGTTCCAGCGCATCCGCCGCCTGGCCCTCTGGCCCGAACCCGATCTCCCGCGCACCTCCACCGGCAAAGTCAAACGCGCCGCCGTAGCCAGTTGGCTGGCCAGCAGGGAAGCCAACGACGGAAGAGCCTCTGCCGCAGCATGCACCGACTGGCTCCTAACCCTCATCACTCAAATCACCGGCGAAGGCCTACCCTCCGAGCCATCCCAAGATCAGCCAGCCTCAAACAACAAAACCCAAACCCAAACCCAAGCCCGGGACCTCCGCCTCGCCGAAGACCTCCGCCTCGACAGCCTCGGCCGCATCGAGCTCCAGGACGCCCTCGAGCAGCGCCTCGGCATCGCCCTCCCCCAGGACCAATACGACAAAGCCGAGACGCTAAACGAGCTACGCCAGCTCCTCACGCCCTCCGGCAACAAGGCACTCGAGCCAAACCAGCCACCCCCCGCGCACGACACTCCATCGTCCACGATCCCCAGCGCAACCGCCCCGCCCCCCACCCCCAAAGCCAGCTTCGAAGCCACCCCCGAACCCAGAACCTCCCCAACCACGCACTACCTCTACCCTCACTGGCCCTGGCAACTGCCCATCCGCTGGATTCGCGCCGCATTCATCGAGTGTGTAGCCCAACCCCTGGTCTGGTTTTTAGCCGCACCCCGCGTGTCACCAGCAGACCGAACACACCAAACAATCCAGCCGCACCCAACAGACACAAAGCCATCAGACACGCAGCCAACCGGCCCGTTCCTCATCATCGCCAACCACGTCACCGCCTACGATCTCCCCCTCCTCCTCTACGCCCTCCCCCGTCCCATCCGCCTCCGCACTGCCGTAGCCATGTCGGGCGAGATGCTCGAAGACTTCCGCCACGCCCGCAACCAGCATCCACGCTGGCTCAACCCCCTCGGTCCGCCCACCTGGCTTCTCCTCACCGCACTGTTCAACGTCTTTCCCCTCCCGCGTCTGCGCGACTTCCAGCGCAGCTTCGCCCACATCGGCAATGCGCTCGATCACGGCCTCCACGTAGTCGTCTTCCCCGAAGGCACCCGCTCCCCCGACGGCACCCTCGCTCCCTTCCGCCTCGGAATCGGCCTCCTCGTAAAACAATCTCAGGCGGCAGTCCTGCCCATGGCCCTCCAGGGCTTAGGCGAACTCAAGACCCGCCGCCGCCGCTGGTTCCGCTCCGGCACCCTTCAGGTCAGCTTAGGTCAACCCATCCGCTTCGCCCCAGGCGACACCGAAGCTGCTATCACCGCCCGCCTCCACGCCGAGGTAGAAACGCTCCTCGCAAAAAATCAACTATAAGGTTGTCGCTCCGTCAGAGAGGATCAGTCGAAGGTCGTGACTATCCCATAGTGCGCAGATCGTCGCATAATGTCTTGGCGCATTGTCGGACCGGGCACAGGAGTTGCGAATGAATCAGACAGCCTTCGAACGATATGTCCTCAACCTCTTCTTTGTAGCTCTCGAGCCGTTCGTTCGAAGCCAGCCTGGCTGGCAAAGTAGGTCCGTTGAATCGCTCCTGAATGGCCACATTCTCTCCCAGTTCTATGAGATGACGGAACGCTTGTTCTCCAGGCTCATCAGCCTCAACAGTCACGGGCGGTTGGGAGCCGACAAAGCCCGTCAGCAGGCGGCCGAAATCCTCACCAGCAAAAGGGAGATCCAGACGCCACGTTCGTTGGCCGAAGCTCTTGCAGGCGTCATCCTCTCCAACTCCCCGCGCCAGCAACAACAGCAACAGCAACAACAGCAGCAGCAACAGCAACAACAGCAACAGCAACAGCAGCAGCAGCAACAGCAGCAACAACAGCAACAGCAACAGCAGCAGTACCAGGACTTCAGCTTCACCGGCCTCCTCCCCACGGACCAGTTCGAGTTGGACGCCGTCGGCGCTTTCGGCGCGGGGCTGGATCTGCACCCTCCAGCCGCCGCCGCACCGCCACCGTCTGCCGCACCGCCACCCCCGCCTGCACCGTCACGGTCTGTCGCACCGCCACCCGCGCCTGTTCCATTCAAGCTCCCCGACAACTGCACCGCCGTTCGGATCTTCTATGCAACCGACCGCGAACGCACACGCGATAAGCTTCTGGGATTCAACTTCACCGCGAAAAGGTCGTCTGACGAGAACCTGCGCTACGGCCAATGCACGGTAAGCATTCCCGCTAAGCACAAGCTTGGCGAACTGGAATCTCCTTCCTTCTTCCGATTCGAGTTCCGGCCCAATCCTGAAAAACACATCGTGTTGCAGGAGATCACCAGCCTCGAGGAAGATGCCTTCTTCGACAGGGTCAAGCAACGAGTCGACAGTTCGCCGGCCAAGGACGCCTTCGTCTTCGTTCATGGTTACAACGTCGACTTCGAGACCGCAGCTCGCCGTGCCGGTCAGTTCGCCTTCGATCTCGGCTTCATCGGAGCTCCTGTCCTCTACAGCTGGCCCTCCAACGGCACCTTCGAGGACTATGCCAGCGATGCCGCAAACGTTGGCTGGACGGCCAGTCATCTGGAACGCTTCCTGCGCCTTCTTGAGGCTCGCAGCGGCGCACAGAAGATTCACCTCATCGCCCACAGCATGGGCAATCGCGCAGTATGCGACGCCCTCAAGGCGCTAAGCTACGACCGCACGGCGCAACCCCATCCCCTGCTCCACCACCTCGTGCTGGCCGCGCCCGACATCGATGCGGAGACCTTCCGCCAACTGGCATCGGCCCTCCACCAGGTCTCCGATCACATCACCCTCTACGCCTCTTCCAAAGACAAAGCACTCGCGGCCTCGGCCAAGCTGCACAAATACCCAAGAGCAGGAGGCGTCCCGGTACTCGTCCTCCCAGACGTCGAGAGCATCGACGCCTCCGCCGTCGCAAGTGACTTCCTGGCGCACTCCTACTTTGCCGGAACCTACCCGCTTCTCTCCGACATCTACGAGCTCCTGTCCGACGACAAGCCCGCATCGAAGAGATTCGCTCTCCGATCCGCAACCGGCACCGACGGCGTCTACTACATGTTCAAGCCATAACCGATCGACCAGAACACAGTCGATAGAAGTCGTTAGCGTGTTGGCAAAAAAGATCGCCGAGATAGAACGAGTCTCGCTGAGCGCATTGCCCTGTTAGCGTCAACTGAAATCCGATCGGATCACCGCAGAGAAATTCGTTCATCGACTCTGCCCTTTTATTAACCAGTTCAACTTGATCTTTTGCCGAAACAAGACGCGCTGGTAAGGGCCATGGTTTTCGTCCGATCGTACGTAATAGAGATAAGGAGTGTCCGTAATCGTCATGAAGTTCGAATCCGTCGACCTCGGATCAATCAGAGAAAAGTACGCGTACGACCAATTGCCTTCAGGCTCCCGCCGGAGCATCTGGTTCATGGTTAGCGCCAGTGCAGGCTTGCTCCAATGCACAAAGTCCGGCGAAGTCGTGAAGTACACGCCCGGCGGACCATACGCGGTCTCCACCGGAGTAAATTGCGTCCCAATGAACAAATGCGCTGGCTCGTAGTAGTTGAACCCCGTCAAGAACTCGATATTCGGCACCTGAGGACAGAGATGTGACGCGGGATTCGTTATCAGTTCGCGATAGGGATCGGCGAACACCATATTGAATCCCTTTCCATCCCAACCGCGCCAGGACGATGCATCCAGGATATTCGCTGTGCGAATCGGGCAGGTGCCGCCGGGATTCAGACAAGGCCGCAACCCCTTGCCGTCGCCGCAATTGGGCGGCCACGGCCATCCGCTCATAGCGGTGTAATACCAGTCGCCTACCTTCACGATGTTGGCGTCGACACTGACACCTTCCGGACCCTGATTTACCTGATACTTGTATGGAAGGCTCAAAAAATAGTTCGCAGGTGGCTTCGGCCGAGCGAAATGATAGCCGCCATCTTCCGATAGGTTGAATGTCTGCACGTTGTACCAGCAGGTAATGGTGTCCGTCTTCCCCGCGCACTGGCCATGCTCCCAGCCGTGATATTCCATGTGCCCAAGCGCTACCACACGCTTGCCGTCCACGTTGTAGAACGCATTGAGCCAGGTGTAGTCGTTGAAGTCTGCAATGTTCCCGTCATGCGGAGTCTGGTAGACAACCTGACAATTGTGCTTCACGGTTTCGAGTGTTGGCCCGAGCCCCGCGCGCGTGACATAGTGCGAAGCGATCAGGTGGATCGTTCCTTTGTTGTCGCGGAATGCGCGGGCCGCGGCGTCTGGAATATCGATTTGCTCGCACGAATCCTTCCTTGTGTCGAACGCCGCCACAGCGGGACCATCGAGAAAGTTGGGCGTCGGCGGATCGGGCGGCCATTTAGGTGTGGGCAAGCTAAAATTTCCCGACCCTGCCAGGAGGGAATTGTCGACGTTGCCCGCAAGCGCGATTCCGTGGATGAAGAGCTTCTTGTTCTGGAAGCTTCTCAGCAGTTGGTTCGGCAGTGCAGTCCTGAATCTGTGCTTGCCGCCATTGGCGTCATGGCACTCGCGGTCAACAGCCGGTTCGTTGTCCAGATTGGCCGTGTCTGCGATGACGTACACACCTGGTGGCTTGCCACCCGCCGCGCCGTCTGCGTAGAGATTGATGCTAATTGCGCCCCGAATGCCCTCCTGGCAGGCCCACCCGTGGACGTAGTACTGGTCGCCCTCGAAGGCCACGCCATCGATGACGCCGGTCACCGATCCCGTGTGAGAGTTCTGTGCTTGCGTTGCCGAAGAGCCGGCTGCAAAATCGATTCCTCCCATTGCAAGGCACACAAACAGCCAAAACAACCTTAACTCACGTGTAGCCCTGGACATCAAGACCTCTCAGTGCCTTCGATAACAAGCAGCGGGACTGTTTACGTTACATGGTTCAAGCCTATGGCAGACTCGAAGAGGAAATTGAACCTTCGGTTCTTAGAACCCAAAAAGAAGTCGAGGGTTTTCGTCAGATTCGACAAACTAGGCAAACCGTAAATCGACTTCCTGGATAGGGAGGAAATGGAGATCACTCGCTTGCTCCTCGATTGACGTCAAATCGCCGATTCACTCAGCGAGAATCGCAAATAACCCCGGAAGGCTAATGCGTTGCTGATGCCATCAGGCGCCGGACTATGGTCGAATGACACTGGCCGCCGAAGAGACTTCCAGCTCTCGTCGGAGCCAAACGTTGTCAAGCCCTGAAATCGCGAAAACCCGCGCCAATCCAGCACATTCGCGTGGCGTATCAGTTATGGTCAAACCGCTATACTGGATACAGATCAAAAAAGCCCCGGCGAACTCCGGGGCTTGATTGCTTAAAGGAGAGAACTAACCCGTAACCCCTTTGTTTGCTCGAATCTGCAAGCAAACCCTTTAGAATCTGATTTTTGCGGCCTGTGGCATCCTGTAAACCATTAAAAACAAATAGGTTACACGCGGGTAATAGGGGGGGGTGGGGACGTCATGGAATCAGTACCCGTACTGCTCCACCTGCCGCAGCAGATTGAGCTTCCGCTCCGGCGGCAGAAAGCTGGCCTCCACCGCATTGGCCGCCAGCTCCCGCATCTGCTCCAGCGAAAACCCGAACCGGCTCTCGACCAGCACGTACTCCTCCAGCAGATTGCTCCCGAACATCGGAGGATCATCCGAGTTGATCGTCACCATCAGCCCCGACTCGAAGTAATGCTTCACCGGATGTTCGTCGAAGCTCCCGCAACAGCCCGTCCGGATGTTGCTGGTCACATTCAGCTCCAGCGGAATCTGTCGCTCCGCCAGCACCTCCAGCAACTCCGCATCATGCTGCGCCGAGAGCGCATGACCCACCCGCTCCGCCCCGATGTTGATTGCTGCCCAGATGCTCTCCGGCCCGATCGTCTCACCCGCATGAGCCGTAAGCCGCAGCCCGGCCGTCTTGGCCTCCGCGTACGACTCCTTGAAGAGATCCGCACTCCCCCGCGCCTCATCCCCGCCGATCCCGATCCCAACGATGTTCGGATACAGCCTCCGCAACTCGGCCGCCTTCCGAAACACCTTCACCGCCTCCTCCGCCCCGAAGTGCCGCACCGCATCGATCAGCCAGTAGACGGTAGTGCCAAAGTCCTTCTCGCCCCGAATCCGCCCCCGCTCGATCGCCTCGACGTAAGGCTCCACCTCCGCGTTCTTCCAGTAATAGATAATCCCGAACGAGATATACACCTCGGCATGAACCACCCCCTGTGCCGCCAGGTCCCGAACCATGTTGTAAGTAATCAACTCATAGTCGTCCGGCCCCACCAGACGAGCCGAAACCGCCTTGAACGAGTCCATGAATCCAAGAAAATTCTCATAGACATAGAGCTTCTTCGCCGCCTCGCTCGTCAGCGGCTCTGCATCATGCCGCTTGCTCAACTCCAGCAGCGTATCGAGTTGAATTGTTCCTTCGAGATGCAGATGGAGCTCAACCTTCGGCAGCTTTCGCAGCCAATCAACCACATCGATCTCAGCGTCTTGTCTCGTCTGTTTTCGCGCCATCTATCTATCTTAGACTTCTTGGACCTACTTCTTTGACCGACTCGTTAGCTCCGGCTCGTTGCCCAGACATGCCTAAACCTTCGGCCCGTAGAACTCACTCCGCTTTCGGCTGTAGAAGAAGTAGATCAACAACCCAATTCCAAGCCACACGAAGAAGCGCATCCAGGTGATAATCGGCAATCCCATCATCAGCAGCACACAGAAGACAACCGAAAGCATCGGAATCACAGGCCCAAACGGAACCCGAAACCTGCGCCGCCGCTCCGGCTCGCGATATCGCAGAATGATTACGCCAATCGAGACCAGAGCGAACGCGAAGAGCGTCCCGATGTTCGACAGATCCGTCAAGGTACCGATATCAAACAACCCAGCAGGAACGCCGACCACGATTCCAGCCACCCAGGTCGCAACCGCAGGCGTCCGGAACTTGGGATGTACCTTCCCGAAGAACGCAGGCAGCAGCCGATCCCGCGACATGGCGAACCAAACCCGCGACTGCCCGAGCTGGAACACCAGGATCGAGGAGATCATGCCCATCATCGCACCCAGCAGAACCGCAAGCCTCACCCAGTGCAAACTGTGTCCGCCCGGCTGCAACGATAGCTTCTTGAGCGCATTCACCACCGGAGCAGCATCGTCGACCATGCTCTGCCATGGCACCAGCCCAGTCAGAATCGTCGCCACACCGATGTACAGGATCGTGCACACAACCAGCGTCGCGATGATCCCGATCGGAACGTCCTTCTGGGGGTTCCTGCACTCCTCCGCCGCGGTCGATACCGAATCAAACCCGATATAGGTGAAGAAGATGATCGAGCCGCCCGTCAGCACACCCGACCAGCCGTTCGGCGAGTAAGGATGATAGAGCGCAGGTTTGATGAAGTGCGCGCCAGCGAAGATGAACAGCAGAATCGCGGCGAGCTTCAGCAGCACCATGATGTTGTTGGTTCGCGCCGACTCTCGAATCCCGCGTACCAACACCACGGTGAGCAGCATAACGACCAGAAACGCTGGCCAATCGAAGCCGAAGTGCCATCCTGGGAGATAGAGATCGTGTCCCTGGAGGTCCTGTAATCCACCCGGCAAAAAGGCAGGTGAGATCCAGCGGAGTGCAGGATGGAATCCGAACCAGTCGAGCAGATCCACCATATGGGCTGCGAAGCCCACCGAAACAGCCATATTGCTGCCGGCATACTCCAGGATCAAGTCCCACCCGATGATCC
This sequence is a window from Edaphobacter lichenicola. Protein-coding genes within it:
- a CDS encoding AMP-binding protein, with translation MPTRPHLAVLVDDFRRFGHQTAIVQYTGNRRKATTYAEIATLAGRFAALLASRNLQSGDRLILWAQNSAEWVAAFYGCILRGVIAVPLDAYGTPDFAARVASDVRPSLIVGDATLLQTLPNDWPRLSFEDWPTILPPTVTADQAGPIPTLSHDTPLQILFTSGTTGDPKGIVHTHGNILASFEPIRNAAQPYLRYERIVHPLRFLHTLPLSHVFGQMMGLWVPSIFAAEVHFESRLTAPRLIEVIRRERISVLAGVPRVLALLKTHLETEHPNLTARLAAAQGISAQKRWWRFRDIHSLFGFKFWAFVTGGGALPPPIEQFWNALGFVLVQGYGMTETSALITLNHPFKVARGTMGKPLPGREVKIQPDGEVLVRGPMISPATWSAGVLQPRADEWLATGDLAEVQPTGELRFLGRKSETIVTATGVNLHPEDLEAAFEPEPEVTACAVVPIETPAGPEPCAVLALRTTPDRAPAILQRANTHLAEFQRIRRLALWPEPDLPRTSTGKVKRAAVASWLASREANDGRASAAACTDWLLTLITQITGEGLPSEPSQDQPASNNKTQTQTQARDLRLAEDLRLDSLGRIELQDALEQRLGIALPQDQYDKAETLNELRQLLTPSGNKALEPNQPPPAHDTPSSTIPSATAPPPTPKASFEATPEPRTSPTTHYLYPHWPWQLPIRWIRAAFIECVAQPLVWFLAAPRVSPADRTHQTIQPHPTDTKPSDTQPTGPFLIIANHVTAYDLPLLLYALPRPIRLRTAVAMSGEMLEDFRHARNQHPRWLNPLGPPTWLLLTALFNVFPLPRLRDFQRSFAHIGNALDHGLHVVVFPEGTRSPDGTLAPFRLGIGLLVKQSQAAVLPMALQGLGELKTRRRRWFRSGTLQVSLGQPIRFAPGDTEAAITARLHAEVETLLAKNQL
- a CDS encoding alpha/beta hydrolase, with protein sequence MNQTAFERYVLNLFFVALEPFVRSQPGWQSRSVESLLNGHILSQFYEMTERLFSRLISLNSHGRLGADKARQQAAEILTSKREIQTPRSLAEALAGVILSNSPRQQQQQQQQQQQQQQQQQQQQQQQQQQQQQQQQQQQYQDFSFTGLLPTDQFELDAVGAFGAGLDLHPPAAAAPPPSAAPPPPPAPSRSVAPPPAPVPFKLPDNCTAVRIFYATDRERTRDKLLGFNFTAKRSSDENLRYGQCTVSIPAKHKLGELESPSFFRFEFRPNPEKHIVLQEITSLEEDAFFDRVKQRVDSSPAKDAFVFVHGYNVDFETAARRAGQFAFDLGFIGAPVLYSWPSNGTFEDYASDAANVGWTASHLERFLRLLEARSGAQKIHLIAHSMGNRAVCDALKALSYDRTAQPHPLLHHLVLAAPDIDAETFRQLASALHQVSDHITLYASSKDKALAASAKLHKYPRAGGVPVLVLPDVESIDASAVASDFLAHSYFAGTYPLLSDIYELLSDDKPASKRFALRSATGTDGVYYMFKP
- the add gene encoding adenosine deaminase, which produces MARKQTRQDAEIDVVDWLRKLPKVELHLHLEGTIQLDTLLELSKRHDAEPLTSEAAKKLYVYENFLGFMDSFKAVSARLVGPDDYELITYNMVRDLAAQGVVHAEVYISFGIIYYWKNAEVEPYVEAIERGRIRGEKDFGTTVYWLIDAVRHFGAEEAVKVFRKAAELRRLYPNIVGIGIGGDEARGSADLFKESYAEAKTAGLRLTAHAGETIGPESIWAAINIGAERVGHALSAQHDAELLEVLAERQIPLELNVTSNIRTGCCGSFDEHPVKHYFESGLMVTINSDDPPMFGSNLLEEYVLVESRFGFSLEQMRELAANAVEASFLPPERKLNLLRQVEQYGY
- a CDS encoding amino acid permease, yielding MCSRKRPAPIHLQAGASALARQIFATKSIDKLISESERPEHALKKTLGPVSLTALGIGAVIGSGIFTVVGTAIAGEKFDTTSILRAPVLDYLIHHSALAGRPGAGPALAISLVLVAIVCGLTGLCYAELASMIPIAGSAYTYTYATLGELVAWIIGWDLILEYAGSNMAVSVGFAAHMVDLLDWFGFHPALRWISPAFLPGGLQDLQGHDLYLPGWHFGFDWPAFLVVMLLTVVLVRGIRESARTNNIMVLLKLAAILLFIFAGAHFIKPALYHPYSPNGWSGVLTGGSIIFFTYIGFDSVSTAAEECRNPQKDVPIGIIATLVVCTILYIGVATILTGLVPWQSMVDDAAPVVNALKKLSLQPGGHSLHWVRLAVLLGAMMGMISSILVFQLGQSRVWFAMSRDRLLPAFFGKVHPKFRTPAVATWVAGIVVGVPAGLFDIGTLTDLSNIGTLFAFALVSIGVIILRYREPERRRRFRVPFGPVIPMLSVVFCVLLMMGLPIITWMRFFVWLGIGLLIYFFYSRKRSEFYGPKV